ACATCCGCTTATCCAGCAAATTTTTAAAACGTATAATACGATAAAGCAATCGCAAATGGCATTGCCATTTACAAAAGAAATTCAGCACAAACAAAATGGAGAAGTCTATTTTGTATTGTATCGAGTAATTCCGCTTTATGAAGATACAACTAAAATGAACGGTTATTTACTGACACTAGCCGATCGTTCTGAAGAAAGACTGCTTGAGAAGAAGTTAGCAACTCAAGAGAAAATGCGTGCGTTAGGTCAGCTGGTCGCAGGTGTGGCACACGAAATTCGTAATCCGCTTACATCCGTAAAAACGTTTATTGATTTGCTGCCAAATAAATATGAAAATCCAGAGTTTCGAAAAGAACTGTCCAAGCACGTTCCAGAAGCACTGAGAAGAATGAATCGTATTGTTGAAAGTTTAGTAGATTATGCCCGGCCTAAATACCCTCAGAAAATAGCTTTTGACGTAGAAACATTTATAAACTCTGTAGCGGTTATTATTAGCCCTACGTTAAAAAAAAAAGCGGTTCACTTATCTCTTGATATTGAACCGGGTATGCGTCTTTACAGTGATCCCGATCAAATTAAACAAATTATGCTAAACCTGATGTTAAATGCGCTGGACGCGATGGAAAGCAGTCCTCGTAAGGAGCTCTCTATCAGGGCTGTAACAGAAAATGGATTGGGTTTTATTAATGTTAGTGATACAGGAAAAGGCATAGATGAAAAAGACGTCCCACATATTATGGAACCTTTCTATACAACAAAAAAGCAGGGCGTGGGTCTTGGTTTATCACTATGCTATCAGTGGATAGAAGAGAATAATGGAGAAATTACGATGCAAACAAAAAAAGGAAATGGTACAACATTTACGATTGTCTTGCCTGTTACGAAAGAAAAAGGAGGCCATTCATATGAAACCGACTGTTCTCATTCTCGATGACGAACCTGCTATTGGTTCATCTCTTCGTTTTGCTCTAGAAACAAACTACGAAGTGACCAATCTTACAGAAGTACCGGAAGCTTATCAATTTTTACGCAGTCAGCCTGTCCACGTTGTTTTGCTGGATTGGCGACTCGGCGAATATAATGGGCTTGAAGTGCTAAGTAAAATTAAAGACATTCAGCCTCAAACATCCATTATTATGATGACGGCTTACGGGACGATTGAATCGTCTATAGAAGCTATTAAAAGAGGAGCTTACCATTACATTACAAAGCCTCTTGATATTGAAGAGCTTCATATATTAATTGAAAAAACGCTTGAACACCAGGAGCTTCATGATAAAGTTCGTGAATTAAGCGAAACGATTGAGAAAATAAAAGGCTACGATCAAATGATTGGTGAAAGTGCAGCTATGAAACAAGTTTTTTCGATTATTAATAGAGTAAAAGACATTGATTCGAACGTGCTTATATTCGGTGAAAGCGGTACTGGAAAAGAGCTAGTAGCGCGAGGGATTCACCGTCAGGGAAAGCGAGCAAACGGACCGTTTATTTCCGTTAACTGTGCGGCTATTCCAGAGACTTTACTTGAAAGTGAACTTTTTGGTTTTGTAAAAGGCGCCTTTACAGGAGCTACTCGCAATCAAAACGGGAAAGTAGCCGCAGCTGATGGAGGAACTCTTTTTTTAGATGAAATTGGTGAGATGCCTCCGTCGTTGCAAGCAAAAATGCTTCGATTTTTACAAGAAAAAGAAATAACGCCTCTTGGCTCATCGGAAACAAGAAAAGTAGATGTTCGGATTGTGAGTGCCACTAATAAAGAATTAAATCGTATGGTAAAAGAAAATGGCTTTCGCGAAGACTTATATTTCCGCTTGAATGTCATCCCTATCACACTACCGCCATTACGGGAACGGAAGGAAGATATAGCGCTGCTTATTCCATACTTTTTGCAAAAATACTCAGAAGAAATGGAGAAACCGCTTTGTGTGCTGTCTTCAAATGCATATAAAAAGCTTTTAACGTATGATTACCCTGGAAATATAAGACAGCTAGGGAACATTCTTGAATATGCAGTTGCTATGACCAAAGATGGAACGATTATGGAAAAAGATTTACCTATAACTGTTCAACACGAACAAGAGATTTCTTTGTCACGCTATGAGAATGAAAATTTCACCGAAGAAACAAAATTAATTAATATTCCAATTAACTACACGATGAAAGAAGCAGAACAGCTAATTATCGAATCAGTCCTTGAAGAGTGTGGAGGCAACCGCAGAAAAACAGCTCAGGCACTCGGTATCAGTGAACGAAGTATCCGTAACAAACTTCATCTTTACCGCACAATTCAACAAAAGGAGGCAAAAAATGCCGAGTAGGAACATATTTCCGTTTCTACCCGGCATTTTTTGCCGGGTTCTTGTCAGTTCCTCTGCCATTTAAGCGTTTTTTTGTTGGCACGAAAATTGCAACATATTATTGTAAGCGCCCACATCAAAGAAAATAGAGGTGAATAAATGAAGAGATATATAGGGGTGGCGCTCGTTTTCTGTTTACTATTTATCATAGCCGTCTTAAATAGAGATTTACTAACTATTCATAAGGAAAAAGAAAACAGCACTGACTCTAACGCAAAGGCTAGTGAAGGGTTTGACGACAAACCGCTTACTATTGTAACAGGAGGACCAACAGGTGTTTACTTTCAGTTAGGCAATGCTCTAGCCAGAGTTTATGGAGAAAAGCTAGGAATCCAAGCCAGCGTAGAGACAACGGACGCTTCTGTAGAAAATATTAGTAAAATTGCGCAAAAAAAAGCCGAGCTCGGCTTTTCGATGGCAGATATGCTGGCAAGTTCTCGGGGAAAAGAAAAAGCCGTAATTAATAAGAAAGATTTATCCAATGTAAG
The genomic region above belongs to Priestia megaterium and contains:
- a CDS encoding sigma-54-dependent transcriptional regulator, producing the protein MKPTVLILDDEPAIGSSLRFALETNYEVTNLTEVPEAYQFLRSQPVHVVLLDWRLGEYNGLEVLSKIKDIQPQTSIIMMTAYGTIESSIEAIKRGAYHYITKPLDIEELHILIEKTLEHQELHDKVRELSETIEKIKGYDQMIGESAAMKQVFSIINRVKDIDSNVLIFGESGTGKELVARGIHRQGKRANGPFISVNCAAIPETLLESELFGFVKGAFTGATRNQNGKVAAADGGTLFLDEIGEMPPSLQAKMLRFLQEKEITPLGSSETRKVDVRIVSATNKELNRMVKENGFREDLYFRLNVIPITLPPLRERKEDIALLIPYFLQKYSEEMEKPLCVLSSNAYKKLLTYDYPGNIRQLGNILEYAVAMTKDGTIMEKDLPITVQHEQEISLSRYENENFTEETKLINIPINYTMKEAEQLIIESVLEECGGNRRKTAQALGISERSIRNKLHLYRTIQQKEAKNAE